The following proteins come from a genomic window of Takifugu rubripes chromosome 11, fTakRub1.2, whole genome shotgun sequence:
- the panx1a gene encoding pannexin-1a, whose product MAIAHVATEYVFSDFLLKEPNQARYRSVRTELALDKLVTCVAVGLPLLLISLAFAQEVSVGTQISCFAPANFTWKQAAYVDSYCWAAVHTHTLPLWLHKFFPYILLLVAVLMYTPALVWRFSAAPLLQSDLSFIMEELDHCYNRAVTLAKRMTTSGLLTSDGDPTEGCFNYPLVETFLMTKRSSRMLLLYYLLCRGLTCVTLLCACIYLGYYLRLASLTDEFGCALRVGLLVSDPYVPDEVQCKLIAVGVFSLLSLVNLVVFIALIPAVIYASLRPLLCHGYTRSLQTYQLLPTVGVLPTPDGQWDDLSLYLLFLDENISELKSFKYIKVLELLRRRDQYSRENFDAMRLLQTLCLVKMDTVDGNKAASKQAPAKPGAAEPARSSSGQKAEGAENCSDSPNSDTDKQDQVETEMKELAPLLPGNSHDTETVMEEL is encoded by the exons ATGGCCATCGCACACGTGGCTACTGAGTATGTCTTCAGCGATTTTCTGCTGAAAGAGCCCAACCAGGCTCGGTACCGCAGCGTTCGGACGGAGCTGGCGTTGGACAAGTTGGTGACCTGTGTGGCGGTGGGGCTGCCCCTCCTGCTCATCTCTCTGGCCTTTGCCCAGGAGGTTTCTGTTG GGACTCAGATCAGCTGCTTTGCTCCTGCTAACTTCACGTGGAAGCAAGCGGCATATGTGGACTCGTACTGCTGGGCAGCtgtgcacactcacactctccctTTGTGGCTGCACAAG TTTTTCCCTtacatcctgctgctggtggccgTGCTGATGTACACCCCTGCGCTGGTTTGGAGGTTCTCAGCGGCGCCCCTCCTGCAGTCGGACCTCAGCTTCATCATGGAAGAGTTGGACCACTGTTACAACCGCGCCGTTACTCTGGCCAAGCGGATGACCACGTCAGGACTGCTCACCTCAGACGG TGACCCAACTGAAGGCTGCTTCAACTATCCACTGGTGGAGACCTTTCTGATGACCAAGCGCAGCTCGaggatgctgctgctctactACCTGCTGTGTCGCGGCTTGACCTGCGTCACGCTGCTGTGCGCCTGCATCTACCTGGGCTACTACCTGCGTCTGGCGTCCCTCACAGACGAGTTTGGCTGCGCGCTGCGCGTTGGCCTGCTGGTCAGTGACCCGTACGTCCCGGATGAGGTGCAGTGCAAGCTCATCGCTGTGGGGGTCTTCTCTCTGCTCAG CCTTGTCAACTTGGTCGTGTTCATCGCACTGATTCCCGCAGTGATCTACGCCAGCCTGCGCCCTCTCTTGTGCCACGGGTACACCCGCTCACTCCAAACCTACCAGTTACTGCCCACTGTGGGTGTCCTCCCCACCCCCGATGGCCAATGGGACGATCTCTCTCTATATCTGCTGTTCCTTGACGAAAACATCAGTGAGCTAAAGTCCTTCAAATACATCAAG GTACTGGAGCTCTTGAGGAGACGAGACCAGTACTCGAGAGAGAACTTTGACGCGATGCGTCTGCTGCAGACTCTCTGCCTTGTGAAAATGGACACCGTGGACGGGAACAAAGCAGCCAGTAAACAGGCGCCGGCGAAACCCGGAGCAGCTGAGCCTGCCCGGAGCTCCTCAGGACAGAAAGCAGAAGGAGCTGAGAACTGCAGCGACAGTCCCAACTCAGACACAGATAAACAGGACCAGGTGGAAACTGAGATGAAAG agcTAGCTCCCCTGTTGCCAGGAAACAGCCATGATACAGAAACAGTGATGGAGGAACTCTAA
- the aamdc gene encoding mth938 domain-containing protein, which produces MSSPEISSLSWGHMEVKGCSTSYKDCKVWPGGSRAWDWRETGTNHHPGVQPADLEEVLKKGIDMLVIGRGMNEALQVPSATLEFVKQTGVDVTVLQTEKAVAEYNKLAGKGAKVGGVFHSTC; this is translated from the exons ATGTCGTCTCCTGagatctcctctctctcctgggGCCACATGGAGGTGAAGGGATGTTCCACCAGTTACAAGGACTGTAAAGTCTGGCCTGGAGGCAGCCGAGCCTGGGACTGGAGAGAGACTGGGACTAAC CATCACCCAGGAGTCCAGcctgctgatctggaggaggtgTTGAAGAAGGGTATCGACATGCTGGTCATTGGTAGAGGCATGAATGAGGCCCTGCAG GTTCCTTCGGCCACGCTGGAGTTTGTGAAACAGACCGGCGTTGACGTCACGGTGCTGCAGACAGAAAAGGCTGTGGCTGAATACAATAAACTAGCTGGCAAAGGTGCCAAAGTGGGCGGAGTCTTCCATTCCACCTGCTGA